A genome region from Acidimicrobiales bacterium includes the following:
- a CDS encoding holo-ACP synthase: MIGLGIDAVEVGRFRRALARTPRMAERLFTEGELAYGARFVDPAPRLAARFAAKEATMKALGVGLGAVDFRDVEVCTAASGAPSLRLSGRAAALAGQQGVTTLHLSITHTDAVAEAVVAAL, from the coding sequence ATGATCGGCCTGGGCATCGACGCCGTGGAGGTGGGCCGCTTCCGGCGGGCGCTGGCCCGGACCCCGCGCATGGCCGAGCGGCTGTTCACCGAGGGGGAACTGGCCTACGGGGCCCGCTTCGTCGACCCGGCGCCCCGCCTGGCCGCCCGCTTCGCAGCGAAGGAGGCGACCATGAAGGCGCTCGGCGTCGGGCTCGGCGCCGTCGACTTCCGGGACGTGGAGGTGTGCACGGCGGCCAGCGGTGCGCCGTCGCTGCGGCTGAGCGGCCGGGCCGCCGCCCTCGCCGGGCAGCAGGGCGTCACGACCCTCCACCTCTCCATCACCCACACCGACGCCGTCGCCGAAGCCGTCGTCGCCGCGCTGTGA
- the alr gene encoding alanine racemase, whose translation MAGPVQPALGGPPPPAWRPAWAEVDLGAVATNVAFLAERSAPAAVCAVVKADGYGHGATAVARAALGAGATWLAVALVEEGLALRDDGIDAPVLLLSEPPAGAMGAVAAARLTPTLYTEAGVAAAADAVGTRRAPMGAHLKVDTGMHRVGADPGDVPALAKAVRAAPGLRLDGLWTHLAVADDPGEDAFTTAQLARFEEVRDALAADGSVPGLLHAANSAGALAHPGARYDLVRCGIAVYGHSPRPGAVRAGDLRPALSLRARVSLVRTLDAGERLSYGRRYAVPAPRSVVATVPLGYADGVTRRLGELGAEVLVGGRRRPVAGTVTMDQLMVDCGPDAPVAPGDEVVLLGRQGDEEIRADEWAGRLGTITYEVLCGIGPRVPRVVIPASGADAP comes from the coding sequence GTGGCCGGCCCCGTCCAGCCGGCGCTCGGCGGGCCGCCTCCGCCGGCGTGGCGGCCCGCTTGGGCGGAGGTCGACCTGGGCGCCGTCGCCACCAACGTCGCCTTCCTGGCCGAGCGCTCCGCTCCGGCGGCCGTGTGCGCCGTCGTCAAGGCGGACGGCTACGGGCACGGGGCCACGGCCGTGGCCCGCGCCGCCCTCGGCGCCGGCGCCACGTGGCTGGCGGTGGCCCTGGTGGAGGAGGGGCTGGCCCTGCGCGACGACGGGATCGACGCCCCCGTCCTCCTGCTGTCCGAGCCCCCGGCCGGCGCCATGGGCGCGGTCGCCGCCGCCCGGCTGACCCCCACGCTGTACACCGAGGCCGGGGTGGCGGCGGCCGCCGACGCCGTCGGCACGCGACGCGCCCCGATGGGAGCCCACCTCAAGGTCGACACGGGGATGCACCGGGTGGGCGCCGACCCGGGCGACGTGCCGGCGCTGGCCAAGGCCGTCCGCGCCGCGCCGGGGCTGCGCCTGGACGGGTTGTGGACCCACCTGGCGGTGGCCGACGACCCCGGCGAGGATGCCTTCACCACCGCCCAGCTGGCCCGCTTCGAGGAGGTGCGCGACGCCCTGGCCGCCGACGGGTCGGTGCCCGGGCTGCTGCACGCCGCCAACTCGGCCGGCGCCCTGGCCCACCCCGGCGCCCGCTACGACCTCGTCCGCTGCGGCATCGCGGTGTACGGGCACTCGCCCCGGCCGGGCGCCGTCCGGGCCGGTGACCTCCGCCCCGCCCTCAGCCTGCGGGCCCGGGTCAGCCTGGTGCGCACGCTCGACGCCGGGGAGCGGCTGTCGTACGGCCGGCGCTACGCCGTGCCGGCACCGCGCAGCGTCGTGGCCACCGTCCCCCTCGGGTACGCCGACGGCGTCACCCGCCGCCTGGGCGAGCTGGGCGCCGAGGTCCTGGTGGGTGGCCGGCGCCGCCCCGTGGCCGGGACCGTCACCATGGACCAGCTCATGGTCGACTGCGGCCCCGACGCCCCGGTGGCCCCCGGCGACGAGGTGGTGCTCCTCGGCCGCCAGGGCGACGAGGAGATCCGCGCCGACGAGTGGGCCGGCCGCCTCGGCACCATCACGTACGAGGTGCTCTGCGGGATCGGGCCCCGGGTGCCCAGAGTGGTGATACCCGCCTCTGGCGCCGACGCTCCGTAG
- a CDS encoding NAD(P)H-hydrate dehydratase: MIPVLAPEEMKAVDEAAPEPVEVLIGRAGAVVARAAVRLMGGAYGRRVVVVAGKGNNGADGRWAAARLRRAGVRVAVIEAAGAPASLPVCDLVIDAAYGTGFRGEYHAPAPPLGTPVLAVDIPSGVDGLTGEAGAGAVRADATVTFAALKPGLLLGQGRERAGRVEVADIGLDVSSARVHLVEDADVRIPPRGRDAHKWQSAVFVAAGSPGMTGAAVLAGRSALRAGAGNVRLGVPGADVALLPLAEMVGITLPREGWADGVLDASSRCRALVVGPGLGRHPEAAAQVRRVLEGADLPAVVDADGLVAAEEGRVPGGPVRVLTPHDGEYERLCGSRPGADRVDAARRLARRAGAVVLLKGSTTVVASPDGAVRLTTSGSSRLATAGSGDVLSGIIGAFLARGLGGADAASFGAHVHGAAAALGPAEGLVAGDIADLYLPRWLSSRAGR, translated from the coding sequence GTGATCCCGGTCCTCGCGCCCGAGGAGATGAAGGCGGTCGACGAGGCGGCGCCGGAGCCCGTCGAGGTGCTGATCGGGCGGGCCGGCGCGGTCGTCGCCCGGGCGGCCGTGCGTTTGATGGGCGGGGCGTACGGCAGGCGGGTGGTGGTCGTGGCCGGGAAGGGGAACAACGGCGCCGACGGGCGGTGGGCGGCGGCCCGCCTCCGGCGGGCCGGCGTGCGCGTCGCCGTCATCGAGGCGGCCGGCGCCCCGGCGTCGCTGCCGGTGTGCGACCTGGTGATCGACGCCGCCTACGGCACCGGCTTCCGCGGCGAGTACCACGCTCCCGCGCCGCCCCTCGGGACGCCGGTGCTGGCCGTGGACATCCCCTCGGGGGTGGACGGGCTCACCGGCGAGGCGGGCGCCGGAGCCGTGCGGGCCGACGCCACCGTCACCTTCGCCGCCCTGAAACCCGGCCTGCTCCTGGGCCAGGGTCGGGAGCGGGCCGGCCGGGTGGAGGTCGCCGACATCGGGCTGGACGTGTCCAGCGCGAGGGTGCACCTGGTCGAGGACGCCGACGTGCGCATCCCGCCCCGCGGGCGGGACGCGCACAAGTGGCAGAGCGCGGTGTTCGTGGCGGCGGGGTCGCCCGGGATGACGGGAGCCGCCGTCCTCGCCGGGCGCTCGGCGCTGCGGGCGGGCGCCGGCAACGTGCGCCTGGGGGTGCCGGGAGCCGACGTGGCGCTCCTGCCGCTGGCCGAGATGGTGGGCATCACCCTGCCCCGTGAAGGGTGGGCCGACGGCGTGCTCGACGCCTCGTCCCGGTGCCGCGCCCTGGTCGTGGGGCCCGGGCTGGGCCGCCACCCGGAGGCGGCGGCCCAGGTGCGCCGGGTGCTGGAAGGGGCCGACCTGCCGGCGGTGGTGGACGCCGACGGCCTGGTGGCCGCCGAGGAAGGCCGAGTGCCCGGTGGCCCCGTCCGCGTCCTCACGCCCCACGATGGCGAGTACGAGCGACTGTGCGGCTCCCGGCCGGGCGCCGACCGGGTCGACGCGGCACGTCGCCTGGCGCGGCGGGCGGGGGCGGTGGTGCTGCTGAAGGGGTCGACCACCGTGGTGGCGTCGCCCGACGGCGCCGTCCGCCTCACGACGTCCGGCAGCTCCCGGCTCGCCACCGCCGGCAGCGGCGACGTCCTCTCCGGCATCATCGGCGCCTTCCTGGCCCGCGGCCTGGGCGGCGCCGACGCCGCCTCGTTCGGGGCCCACGTCCACGGCGCGGCCGCCGCCCTCGGCCCCGCCGAGGGGCTGGTCGCCGGCGACATCGCCGACCTCTACCTGCCGCGCTGGCTGTCGTCCCGGGCCGGCCGCTGA